The Magnolia sinica isolate HGM2019 chromosome 10, MsV1, whole genome shotgun sequence genome includes a window with the following:
- the LOC131217272 gene encoding probable sarcosine oxidase → MEYSDEDVDVIIIGAGIMGSCTAYELSKRRLKVILLEQFDFLHQRGSSHGESRTIRTTYPEGYYSGMVVESARLWEEAESEIGYRVYTKTPQFDMGPSDNKSLQSVIESCRSNSIPHRILDRRQVAEQFRGAFDIPDGWIGLSTEMGGIIRPTKAVSMFQTLAIRHGAHLMDHMEVVDIKKDGGGCGRIRVYTACGKMLSGRKCVVTVGAWMRKLVKTVIGLELPIQPLHTTICYWKIKEGLEGDFSLESGFPTFASYGDPYIYGTPASEFPGLIKIAVHGGYPCDPDRRTWATDMGLMQNALSPWIKKRFGGRVESGGPAFTQSCMYSMTPDGDFVIDFLGGEFGHDVVVAGGFSGHGFKMGPVVGRIVSDLVLDDEAQGVDLSYFRLGRFEENPKGNVKEFEDQVSSHVHP, encoded by the coding sequence ATGGAATATTCCGACGAAGATGTCGACGTCATCATCATCGGCGCCGGCATCATGGGCAGCTGTACGGCCTACGAGCTATCAAAGCGTCGCCTGAAAGTAATCCTCCTCGAGCAATTCGACTTCCTCCACCAGCGTGGATCCTCGCACGGCGAGTCGCGCACCATACGTACAACCTACCCGGAGGGATACTACTCCGGCATGGTCGTCGAGTCGGCCCGCCTATGGGAAGAAGCGGAGTCGGAGATCGGGTATCGGGTCTACACCAAGACCCCACAATTCGACATGGGCCCATCGGATAACAAGAGTCTCCAATCAGTGATCGAGAGTTGCCGGTCCAATTCAATACCCCATCGGATCCTTGACCGTCGGCAAGTTGCCGAGCAGTTCCGAGGGGCATTCGACATACCGGACGGTTGGATTGGATTGTCGACTGAGATGGGCGGTATAATCAGGCCCACGAAGGCTGTGTCCATGTTCCAGACGCTCGCGATcaggcatggggcccacctgatggaccatATGGAGGTGGTGGATATCAAGAAGGATGGTGGAGGGTGTGGTCGGATTCGGGTCTACACCGCTTGTGGGAAGATGTTATCGGGTAGGAAGTGTGTGGTGACCGTTGGTGCATGGATGAGAAAGTTAGTTAAAACGGTTATCGGCCTTGAGCTGCCTATCCAACCGTTGCACACCACCATATGCTACTGGAAGATCAAGGAGGGGTTAGAGGGCGATTTCTCGCTCGAGAGCGGCTTCCCGACGTTTGCAAGCTACGGTGATCCGTACATCTACGGCACGCCGGCATCAGAATTCCCGGGGCTGATCAAGATCGCGGTCCACGGAGGTTATCCGTGCGATCCAGACCGTAGAACTTGGGCCACAGACATGGGCCTGATGCAGAATGCCCTGTCACCATGGATCAAGAAGAGGTTCGGGGGGCGCGTCGAGTCCGGTGGGCCCGCCTTCACGCAGTCATGCATGTATTCCATGACCCCAGACGGCGATTTCGTGATCGACTTCCTCGGAGGCGAGTTTGGGCATGATGTGGTGGTCGCCGGGGGATTTTCCGGCCATGGGTTCAAGATGGGCCCAGTTGTGGGGAGGATTGTATCAGACCTGGTCCTTGATGATGAAGCCCAAGGGGTGGACCTCAGCTACTTCAGGTTGGGAAGGTTTGAGGAGAATCCAAAGGGGAATGTGAAGGAGTTTGAGGACCAGGTCTCTTCTCACGTGCATCCATAG